In Clostridium omnivorum, the DNA window AGTGGGTGTATATTATGAATATAAGTATTACAAAAGCTGAAGCTGCCACTTTATAATTAAGAATTTAGAGGAGTGATTACAAAATGTACTATGTAAAATCACTTATGTATAGAAATCCAGTAATATCAGCGCTTATCATAAACACCATTACTTTGTTTGTCGCTGTATATTCAGTATTCTACGATGAATATTGGCTATTAGCATGGATGCCTTTAGTTGGCATTTTGAACAGGAAAATCATTAATAAAGGCGAAAATATTAACAAACAGAAAAAGAACTTTATTTTAGTCAGCCTTGTTTTTATGATTATATGCTTTTTAGCCTATTCTTTTCATATGCATAATATAAGAATTAATCAAATTATGAATGGTCTATAGGCTTTTTATATTTAAGTTCAAAAGTGCATAATATTATTAAGACTATTGCTATTGATAAGAAGGATTTGCTTACGCCAATAGAATTATATAGGACCTGCAATTAAAAATTCTATTATAGCAAAGAAAGTGAGCAGCAATTTCAAGTCTATATTTTACATTTTTTACATGATATAATTAAATTAGGGGAGAGTTGAGACTTTTCATTTCACACTTCTATTTTCCACAAAAAACAAGAGTGGAGCTGAATCACTATGAAAAAAAAACTAACGAATATACTAAAAGTGATATTCTTAATTATAATTGCCGTTATTTTATTATTTTTTCTTATTCGATCTATCATAAGCCATAACACGTTAAAAAACTCAACAAGTAAAAACAAAGTAAGTGAACTACAACAGATAAAGCTGCAAAATAAAATGCAGACTGTACTTCTAGAAGGAAAATCAAAAGACTTGCCTATCTTAATAACAGTTCATGGAGGTCCAGGCACCCCTATTCCTTTCAGTATTGGAGCTAGAAATGCATTTCCTGAATTAACAGATAAATATATTATGGTTTATTGGGACCAATACGGCTGTGGAAAAAATTATTCCCCTCTTAATAATGAAATTACAATTGAAAACTATGTAAACATGTTAGCAGACCTAGTAATGGAAATAAGAAAGCAGTATCCAGATAATAAAATATATCTTTTGGGAATGTCCTGGGGATCAATATTGACCTGTAAAGTATCTAACCGTCTGCCGGATATAATAAGTGGAGTTATAGTCTATGGGCAGATAGTAAATAATCTTGGAAAAAACGAAGATGCATACAATCAATTGATTCGATGTAATTTAAAAAAAGAAGAAAGACAAGTATTGGATCAGGTTATGAAATCTGATAATTGTGATTTTGAATCTCGCCTAGAGGTTTACTCATTAATAGGCAAATATACAAATGGGTATTTTTATAAAGATAAAGGTGAAAGTAATTCTAAAATATATAAATTGATTCTTGGAATGTTTTTTAGCCCAGATTACACACTAACAGATGCCTATAATTCTCTTATTGGCGGCAACAAAAATGTTCAAATGAATTCAAATCTTTTAAAAGAAATGTTTAATACTGATTTGTCAAAGGAACTTTCTAATGTAAAGATTCCATATCTAATTTTACAGGGTAAGGAGGATACAATAGCTTCAACTTCTACTGTAGAAACTCTAGCTTCACATTCTAATAACCCAAATTTAAAAGTTAAGGTGCTTGAAAAATCCGGACATATTCCTACGAATAATTGCTTTAAAAAAATTATTGATACAGTAATAAATTATCAAACTAAATAATACCACTTAATGCTTTAAATTATGGTGCCTAGTATTAAAAGTACCAATAAAATTACTTTTAGTAAATTGTAGGTTTACCATTGGGGGTTGTGTATGAAAACTAAATTTAGCCTTTGGTCATTTATACTTTCTTTAATTTGCTTAATAGCTTTTTTAGTTTCGTCATTCTCAAAAAAAGCACTTGAATTTATAACTAGTTCTATGCATGTCCATCCAATGTATGTTGTATTATGCTTATCTTTGGTTACATTCACTTTGGGCTTAATTGGCTTTGCTGCAGCAACCAATTGGAAATTGTTATTAAGAAGTATTTTAACGGTCCTCATAGCCTTTACTTTGTCTGTATTAACACTGTTTATCATACTTGGAGCAAATATGTTTCAATTCACATAATACTTAATATTTATTTAAGAATAACTATAATAGTTATTCTTTTTTTGTTGAAGTTGTTTTAAGCTATACACCCTATTTTGTTGAAAACATTTACAATTATGTTATATATTTGGTATAATTGTTATGACTTTACTCTAATGTTCTTTACATTAATGTAAAACTAATATTTATGATTACAAGGGGGTGAATTAAATGGAAAATCAAACAACTATTGCTCTAGATCTTTCTAAGGAATTAGAAATAGTAGATGCTTGGGCATCTGGATGTTGTTCTAACACAGCAGATCCTACTGAAATTTAGCTTTATTCTTTACTAATGACATTTAAAAATTAAATCAAATTTTTTAAGCATAAGTTTGGCAAGTTCTATTATTAAAATCAAATGATAAAGTCAAACTTATGTTTAATCAAAGATTTGTTATGATTTCGTTTATATAATTCTGATAAATAGATAAAAGAGGTGTATTTAAAATGAATGCTACTACAACTTTATGCAACAATGACTTTTTAGTTATACATCCATCAACAATCATGAGACAAGAAGATGAAAACAAATGGTTAGTTTTTTTTCCGCCAACTCGCGGACTCCATTTTATTAAAAATATAGGCAAAGAAATACTTGATTTATGTAATGGCGAGCAATCAGTAAGCAGCATATCAGAAATTATCTCCAATAAATATAATCTTGAATTAGCTGAAACTAGTAATTACATATTAAATTTTCTTAATGAATTATTTATTCGTAATGTGATTATAAAAAAGGGGGAGTAATTTATGTTAACTAGCTTAAAAGCCCCTATTTTTGCTGCACTTAGCATAACCAAAAAATGCAACTTAAAATGTGTTCACTGTTATGCTAGTGGAGGCGAAAGGGATAAAAATGAACTAACTGATGATGAGTTAAAAAATGTTATTAAGCAATTAATTGATATGGGAATATTGAACATAGATTTCTTAGGCGGTGAACCCTTCGAAAGAGAAAACTTTCCAGAACTAATTCAAATGGTTATTGACGCAGGCCTCAGGCTTAATGTTACAACCAATGGAACACTTATTACCGAAGACTGGCTGGATAAGTACGGAAAAAACATATCTCTTCTTAGAATAGCTCTAGATTCGCCAATCCCAGAAGAACATGATAAATTTAGGGGTGTTCCAGGTTCCTGGCATAAGACTTATAATTCAGTTAAGTCTGCAGTAGATAGAAAGATTAACGTAACATTAGTAACAACTTACCACCGAAAAAATACTCATCAATTAAGCGATATGGTAAGCCTAGCTGCCAATCTAGGAGTTGCAGGTTATGCCAACACATGCCTCTTTCCATCTGGAAGAGGAAAAAGTCTAGAAGAAGATGTTTTTTCTGTAGAGGATATGAAAGAATTTCTCACCGAATGGGGAAATCAAAGAAAGATATTAAAAGAAAAGAATATTCGTCTAAAGCTAATAGATGAAACACCTATTACCATTTTACTAGCTGATAAGTCTGGTTACGAAAATGAGTATCTAACATTTAAAGCTAATTGTGCTAACAAAACTCCTACATGCAGAGCTTGTACTGCTGGTTTACTTCAAGTTCATTTGACTCCTACTGGACATCTAATACCTTGTGGCGGAATGGAAGGTATAAAAGAACTTCAGACAGATGACAACGATGTTAGATTGCATTCAATTGAACACATTTGGAAAAACTCATGGATTTTTAATGCAATGAGAGATCGTCTATATACGGACAAGCCTTATTCAATAAATGACAAATGTAACAAATGCGAATTTTTACAATATTGTGGTGGTGGCTGCCGTGCTGCGGCATATTTAACACATGGCAATTTTGAGAAGGCTGACTCATTTTGTTGGTATGAGCCAAAATAATACTGTATTATTTTAATTTAGGAGAAAATCATTATGTTAGAAAGAGTGGTTATATCTATTACAAATAGATGCAATCTTCACTGTATTCATTGTTATGCTAATAGTGGACAAGAAGATTCTAATACATTAACAACTACAGAGCTTGAAAGAATTGTTGAGCAAGTAGCAAGGTCCAGTGCACAGTATTTAATTATTTCTGGTGGAGAACCTATGCTAACTCCAGATAGATTAGAATGTGTAGCTATTAATGCAAATAAGCTTGGATTAAAAACTATACTAACAACAAATGGAACTCTAATAGATAGCCATACAGCCAAATGGCTGAAAAGGCTTAAAATTGATACAGTTCAAATAAGTCTTGATTCAGATAGAGCTGAAGAACATGAATTTATTAGAGGAAAGGGCACATTTAGAAGTGCTGTTAATGGAATACAAACCATTGTGGATAATGGACTAAACTGCCATATTATGATGGTTGCCTTTAAACACAATGTAGAGCGAATAAGCAGCTTAGCTATTCTCTCAAAAGAATTGGGTGTGAATTTGCTTGCAGTAGATAGGTTCGTTCCTACTGGCAGAGGAAAATTTTCTGATAACCTTGATTTAAGTAAAGATGAGTTAATTAAACTCCATTCTCAAGTTTTAGAAATAAAAAATGAAAAATATATACCAATTTCTACAAATGACCCTATTTGTAATGCCATATATTTAAAAAGAATGGGATTACAAAACTTTGACTGGGCAAAAGATGCTAACTTGGGTTGTACTGCCGGAACGCGTTTATGTATGATTTCAGCTAACGGAGTTGTCTATCCATGTACCTTCATTAATGTTCCAATTGGAAATATTCGCGAAAATAATTTAAAGGATATATTAGAAAATAGTCCCTTGATTACAGCTTTAAAAGAAAGGGATAAATTTAAAGGCAAATGTGGTAACTGTAATGTCCGCTATATATGTGGCGGTTGTCGTGCACATGCTCTTAGTACATATAAAGATATATTGGAAGAAGATCCCTGTTGTTAATTGCTATGATATAATTAAAGTAAGGTAAGAAACATCTCAACCCTATATATAAACTTAATATATAAGGTTGAGATATTTATATCGGGCAAATATATTTCAGTTCACATAATATTTTTTACAAGGGGGTTTATCATGAATTTAGAAGAATTACGCTTAGACTGTGCCATTAAGCAGAAGAAAGGACTGCACTTTATACTAGCATCCATTCTTATTTGGCTTGCAGTATTAATAGTACATTTAACATCCTTACCTATTTTGACTAAAAACTTACTTACCTTTTGCTGTACAGCACCTCTACTACCTATAGCATTTCTTATATCAAAGGCTATTAAGGTTGATTTTCAAAACAAAGGAAATCCATTAACTAATTTAGGCCTTTTGTTTTCCATAAATCAATTATTATACTTATTGATTGCCATGTGGGTATATCCAACGGTACCTTCAAAAATGGTAATGGTACTAGCTATGATTTTTGGTGCTCATTTATTGCCCTACAGCTGGCTATATAAGTCTAAATCCTATATGGTTTTATCAGTTGTAATTCCAATTTTATCACTTATAGTGGGCTGTAACTTTGAATCTTATATCCTTGCAGCAATGATGATGGTAATAGAAATTCTATTCAGTATCTCTTTAGTGATTGAAAATAAAAAGCTATAAATCTAGCTGCAAAAATTATATATTGGTGGTGGAATTTAATATGAACAGAATTGAAGTTTTAAGAAAATATATTGATGAAATGCTTATAAACATGGTAGATTCTGAAGAACGCAGATGCGCCTATTTACATTTATATGGCGTTTCCCATTTATGTACCTTAATTGCATTAAAACGTGGAGAAAACGCTGAACTTGCTACAATGGCCGGTATGCTTCATGACATATACTCATATTCTAAAATGGACTCAAAAGACCATGCGCATAAAGGTGCTTCTATGGCTAGAGAAATATTAAATGCACTTAAAATAACAAATGAAGCTGAAACTGAGTTGATTTGCAGTGCTATTTATACCCACAGTGAAAAAGAAGTTATACACTCTAGTTTTAATGAGATCTTAATAGATGCTGATGTTTTTCAGCACTGCCTATATAATCCTTTGTTTGAAATCATGCCTCATGAAAAAGACAGATATGAAAAACTTAAGCGTGAGTTTGGTCTATCATAGAATTTTAAACTCTTTTACAATAATATTTACTTAATGTTGAAAATAATTACTTTAGTGTGTTTCAAAAAAGAAAGGTAAGTAAAAATGGGTATTTTCATATTTTTCGTGCTAGCAGCTATTGAAATTGCTCTAGCAGTATTCAGCATTATTACAAAATCTAAACAGCTTAAAGTGAGGAGCATTGCAAGAATATTTGAAGGTGCAGCCCTTCTGCTACTAATCATTCTAGCAATAATTCACTGGGGCCCTAGTTATTACGCTTTAACTGGGTTGATACTTTTACTTGCAGTAACCGGAGTAATGAATTTAATTCGTAAAAAGGATGAAAAAAAGCCATATACAACAAGACATACTATTTTTAAAACTATAGGAATGGCACTGCTTATCTTCATTGCAGCCCTACCAGCCATCTTATTCCCACAGTATGAAGAAATAAAACCAACAGGCAGTTATAAAGTTGGAACCATAACCTATACCTATACTGATACAAACCGCATTGAAACTTATACTAGTACAGGTAAAAACAGAAGGTTGAATGTGGAATTTTGGTATCCCAAGGATGCACAGGGCACTTATCCCCTGGTTGTTTTTTCACATGGCTCCTTTGGCATTAAAGAGAGTAACGAAACACTTTATAATGAGCTTGCAAGCCATGGTTATGTTGTGTGTTCAATAGACCACACTTATCAGTGCTTTTCCACAACAGATGTAAATGGAAATACCATAAGAATGGATAGTACCTATGCCAAGGAAATCCAAGCTGAAGATGCACATAATAATAAACAGCAAAGCTATGAGTATTATCAAAAGTGGATGAAAATACGAACT includes these proteins:
- a CDS encoding alpha/beta fold hydrolase — encoded protein: MKKKLTNILKVIFLIIIAVILLFFLIRSIISHNTLKNSTSKNKVSELQQIKLQNKMQTVLLEGKSKDLPILITVHGGPGTPIPFSIGARNAFPELTDKYIMVYWDQYGCGKNYSPLNNEITIENYVNMLADLVMEIRKQYPDNKIYLLGMSWGSILTCKVSNRLPDIISGVIVYGQIVNNLGKNEDAYNQLIRCNLKKEERQVLDQVMKSDNCDFESRLEVYSLIGKYTNGYFYKDKGESNSKIYKLILGMFFSPDYTLTDAYNSLIGGNKNVQMNSNLLKEMFNTDLSKELSNVKIPYLILQGKEDTIASTSTVETLASHSNNPNLKVKVLEKSGHIPTNNCFKKIIDTVINYQTK
- a CDS encoding PqqD family peptide modification chaperone, whose translation is MNATTTLCNNDFLVIHPSTIMRQEDENKWLVFFPPTRGLHFIKNIGKEILDLCNGEQSVSSISEIISNKYNLELAETSNYILNFLNELFIRNVIIKKGE
- a CDS encoding radical SAM/SPASM domain-containing protein encodes the protein MLTSLKAPIFAALSITKKCNLKCVHCYASGGERDKNELTDDELKNVIKQLIDMGILNIDFLGGEPFERENFPELIQMVIDAGLRLNVTTNGTLITEDWLDKYGKNISLLRIALDSPIPEEHDKFRGVPGSWHKTYNSVKSAVDRKINVTLVTTYHRKNTHQLSDMVSLAANLGVAGYANTCLFPSGRGKSLEEDVFSVEDMKEFLTEWGNQRKILKEKNIRLKLIDETPITILLADKSGYENEYLTFKANCANKTPTCRACTAGLLQVHLTPTGHLIPCGGMEGIKELQTDDNDVRLHSIEHIWKNSWIFNAMRDRLYTDKPYSINDKCNKCEFLQYCGGGCRAAAYLTHGNFEKADSFCWYEPK
- a CDS encoding radical SAM/SPASM domain-containing protein, whose amino-acid sequence is MLERVVISITNRCNLHCIHCYANSGQEDSNTLTTTELERIVEQVARSSAQYLIISGGEPMLTPDRLECVAINANKLGLKTILTTNGTLIDSHTAKWLKRLKIDTVQISLDSDRAEEHEFIRGKGTFRSAVNGIQTIVDNGLNCHIMMVAFKHNVERISSLAILSKELGVNLLAVDRFVPTGRGKFSDNLDLSKDELIKLHSQVLEIKNEKYIPISTNDPICNAIYLKRMGLQNFDWAKDANLGCTAGTRLCMISANGVVYPCTFINVPIGNIRENNLKDILENSPLITALKERDKFKGKCGNCNVRYICGGCRAHALSTYKDILEEDPCC
- a CDS encoding EscU/YscU/HrcU family type III secretion system export apparatus switch protein; translation: MNLEELRLDCAIKQKKGLHFILASILIWLAVLIVHLTSLPILTKNLLTFCCTAPLLPIAFLISKAIKVDFQNKGNPLTNLGLLFSINQLLYLLIAMWVYPTVPSKMVMVLAMIFGAHLLPYSWLYKSKSYMVLSVVIPILSLIVGCNFESYILAAMMMVIEILFSISLVIENKKL
- a CDS encoding HD domain-containing protein — its product is MNRIEVLRKYIDEMLINMVDSEERRCAYLHLYGVSHLCTLIALKRGENAELATMAGMLHDIYSYSKMDSKDHAHKGASMAREILNALKITNEAETELICSAIYTHSEKEVIHSSFNEILIDADVFQHCLYNPLFEIMPHEKDRYEKLKREFGLS
- a CDS encoding alpha/beta hydrolase family protein; translated protein: MGIFIFFVLAAIEIALAVFSIITKSKQLKVRSIARIFEGAALLLLIILAIIHWGPSYYALTGLILLLAVTGVMNLIRKKDEKKPYTTRHTIFKTIGMALLIFIAALPAILFPQYEEIKPTGSYKVGTITYTYTDTNRIETYTSTGKNRRLNVEFWYPKDAQGTYPLVVFSHGSFGIKESNETLYNELASHGYVVCSIDHTYQCFSTTDVNGNTIRMDSTYAKEIQAEDAHNNKQQSYEYYQKWMKIRTGDINFVIDHILGEANTPNSDRVYKLVDSTKIGVMGHSLGGSAALGIGRQRKDIKAVISLEAPFMCDIEGVKNNEFVFTKENYPVPLLNVYSDSSWGHLADWPQYAENYALLSNTNKTAFSVHISGVGHLSLTDLSLTSPVLTRILNGHKSTKGADCLKIINKLCLQFFDCYLKGEGQFKSSGNY